One Microcebus murinus isolate Inina chromosome 9, M.murinus_Inina_mat1.0, whole genome shotgun sequence DNA window includes the following coding sequences:
- the LOC142872944 gene encoding serine/threonine-protein kinase 26 — protein MAHSPVAVQVPGMQNNIADPEELFTKLERTGKGSFGEVFKGIDNPTQQVVATKIIDLEEAEDEIEDIQQEITVLSQCDSSYVTKYYGSYLKGSKVWIIMEYLGGGSALDLLRAGPFDEFRIATMLKEILKGLDYLHSEKKIHRDIKAANVLLSEQGDVKLADFGVAGQLTDTQIKRNTFVGTPFWMAPEVIQQSAYDSKADIWSLGITAIELAKGEPPNSDMRPMRVLFLIPRNNPPTLIGDFTKSFKEFIDACLNKDPSFHPTAKELLKHKFIVKNSKTTSYLTELIDRFKRWKAEGHSDDESDSEGSDSESTSRENNTHPEWSFTTVRKKPDPKKLQNGAEQDLVQTLSCLSMIITPAFAELKQQDENNARRNQAIEELEKSIAVAEAACPGITDKMVKKLIEKFQKCSADESS, from the coding sequence ATGGCCCACTCACCGGTGGCCGTCCAAGTGCCTGGGATGCAGAATAATATAGCTGATCCAGAAGAACTGTTCACAAAATTAGAACGCACTGGGAAAGGCTCATTTGGAGAAGTTTTCAAAGGAATTGATAACCCCACTCAGCAAGTGGTTGCTACTAAAATCATAGACCTTGAGGAAGCCGAAGATGAAATAGAAGACATTCAGCAAGAAATAACTGTTTTGAGTCAGTGTGACAGCTCATATGTAACAAAATACTATGGGTCATATTTAAAGGGTTCTAAAGTATGGATAATAATGGAATACCTGGGTGGTGGTTCAGCACTGGATCTTCTTCGAGCTGGTCCATTTGATGAGTTCCGGATCGCTACCATGCTAAAGGAAATTTTGAAAGGTCTGGACTATCTGCattcagagaagaaaattcaCCGAGACATAAAAGCTGCCAACGTCTTGCTCTCAGAACAAGGAGATGTTAAACTTGCTGACTTTGGAGTTGCTGGCCAGCTGACAGATacacaaattaaaagaaataccTTTGTGGGAACTCCATTTTGGATGGCTCCTGAAGTTATTCAACAGTCAGCTTATGACTCAAAAGCTGACATTTGGTCATTGGGAATTACTGCTATTGAACTAGCCAAGGGAGAGCCACCTAACTCCGATATGCGTCCAATGCGAGTTCTGTTTCTTATTCCAAGAAACAATCCTCCAACTCTTATTGGagactttactaagtcttttaaagagtttattgATGCTTGCCTGAACAAAGATCCATCATTTCATCCTACAGCTAAAGAACTTCTGAAACACAAATTCATTGTAAAAAATTCAAAGACGACTTCTTATCTGACCGAACTGATAGATCGATTTAAGAgatggaaggcagaagggcacAGTGATGATGAATCTGATTCCGAGGGCTCTGATTCGGAATCCACCAGCAGGGAAAATAATACTCATCCTGAATGGAGCTTTACCACTGTGCGAAAGAAGCCTGATCCAAAGAAACTACAGAATGGCGCAGAGCAAGATCTGGTGCAAACCCTGAGCTGTTTGTCAATGATAATCACACCTGCATTTGCTGAGCTTAAACAGCAGGATGAGAATAATGCTAGAAGGAATCAGGCAATTGAAGAACTTGAGAAAAGTATTGCTGTGGCTGAAGCTGCCTGTCCTGGCATCACAGATAAAATGgtgaagaaattaattgaaaaatttcaaaagtgttCAGCAGATGAATCTTCCTAA